The genomic window CCTTGTTTGCGTGCTTCTTCAATTTGTTTAACTGCTTCAGCACATGTAACGTGAACAACATAGAGCTGTGATCCTGCTAATGCTGTTAGTTGACAAGCCCGACCTGTCGCTTCGCCTTCTGCTTCTACCGGTCGGGTCAGTGCATGATAAATGGGATCGGTTTGCCCTTTGGCAAGTGCCTGTTTCGTTAAATAGTCAATCACATCTCCATTTTCTGCATGAACCATGACGAGAGCACCTAGCTCTTTTGCTTTTATTAACGTTTCAAATAACGTCGCATCATCTGCTTGGAAAACATTTTTATACGCCATAAATACTTTAAAGGACGTAATGCCTTCATTAGAGATAACAGAAGGGAGTTCCTTTAACACGTCCTCGGTCATTTCACCAATCATTAAGTGAAAACTATAGTCAATCGCCGCTTTTCCGGCTGATTTGTCGTGCCATGTTTGGATGGCTTTTTTTAACGGTTTTCCTTTTTCAGTTAAACAAAAGTCAACTATAGTTGTGGTGCCGCCAAATGCAGCTCCAATTGTACCTGTTTCAAAATTATCTTTTGTTACCGTACCGCCAAAGGGCATATCTAAATGAGTGTGGGGATCAACACCACCAGGGAAAACAAAACAACCTGTGGCGTCAATGGTGTCATCTACATGTCCAAACGTTGCGGCGCTACCGATGCCAGCTATTTTTTCGTTTTCAATCAATACGTCTGCTTGATACGTATCGGATGCCGTTACGATCGTCCCGTTCTTAATCACTTTTTTCATAAACGCTCACTCCTTAAGATTGAGGGGATTTCATTGACGCCAGGCTGCTTTGGCGATCATTCCATGACATAGGAGGCAGGCCATTTTCTTTCACGACCATATCAATTGCGCCGTCCACTGGGCAAACGATGGAACATAGATTACAGCCAACGCACTCGTCTTCGTTTACTTTTAAGTATGGAGCTCCTTTTTCGTCGACAAATCGTTCTATACATTGATGGGCTGTGTCTTCACATGAAATGTGGCACTTATTACAGTTAATACACACATCCGTATGAATAGACGCGACCACTTGATGGTTGAGATTCACATTGCCCCAGTCAGAGTAACGCTGTATCGATTTACCGGTTAAATCGCGAACAGAGGAAAGCCCCTTGTCGTCTAGGTACGTGGAAAGACCGTCAATCATGTCTTCTACAATTCGAAATCCGTGATGCATTGCCGCTGTACATACTTGCACATTGGTCGCACCCATTAACAGAAATTCAACAGCGTTTTGCCAATTGGCTATACCGCCAATCCCGGAAATCGGAACCGTCACACGTGGATTTCTGGCACAGTCACCTAACATGTGAAGCGCAATTGGTTTGACGGCAGGCCCGCAATAGCCACCGTGCGTTCCTAGACCATCGACATTCGGTACCGTTTGCCATGAGTGAATGTCGACTCCAGCTAGGCTGTTAATGGTATTGATTAGGCTAATAGCATCCGCACCGCCTTGCACAGCAGATTCCGCGGTTACGGTAATGTCTGTAATATTTGGCGTTAGTTTAACGATCACAGGTGTTTGAGCTACTTCTTTCACCCATTCCGTTTGTTTCTGCACGAGCTCTGGCACCTGACCAGACGCTGCGCCCATACCACGTTCGGCCATACCGTGAGGACAGCCGAAATTTAGTTCTAAGCCATCTACACCAACAGCCTCTACTTTTTTAACAATTTCATGCCATTTGTCTTGTTTTGGCTCGACCATTAATGAGGCGATGATCGCATGATCAGGAAACCGCTTTTTCGTTTCCTCAATTTCACGTAAATTGGTTTCAAGAGGACGATCAGAAATTAATTCAATG from Shouchella hunanensis includes these protein-coding regions:
- the hydA gene encoding dihydropyrimidinase translates to MKKVIKNGTIVTASDTYQADVLIENEKIAGIGSAATFGHVDDTIDATGCFVFPGGVDPHTHLDMPFGGTVTKDNFETGTIGAAFGGTTTIVDFCLTEKGKPLKKAIQTWHDKSAGKAAIDYSFHLMIGEMTEDVLKELPSVISNEGITSFKVFMAYKNVFQADDATLFETLIKAKELGALVMVHAENGDVIDYLTKQALAKGQTDPIYHALTRPVEAEGEATGRACQLTALAGSQLYVVHVTCAEAVKQIEEARKQGADIWGETCPQYLVLDEEALRKADFEGAKYVWSPPLRPKEHQDTLWNALKTGGLQTIGSDQCSFDFDSQKSLGKDDFTKIPNGGPIIEDRMSIVYSEGVEKGRISLNQFVDITSTRAAKLFGMYPKKGSISVGADADLVLFDPSVERTLSVTSHHLAVDYNAFEGMQVKGVPRTVLSRGQVIIHNGSYVGLPGDGVFIKRARYGNTLSNDRVEL
- the preA gene encoding NAD-dependent dihydropyrimidine dehydrogenase subunit PreA produces the protein MADLYSNLAGISSPNPFWLASAPPTNSGYQVQRAFEAGWGGAVWKTLGEPIINSTSRFAAVHFNGQRVAGFNNIELISDRPLETNLREIEETKKRFPDHAIIASLMVEPKQDKWHEIVKKVEAVGVDGLELNFGCPHGMAERGMGAASGQVPELVQKQTEWVKEVAQTPVIVKLTPNITDITVTAESAVQGGADAISLINTINSLAGVDIHSWQTVPNVDGLGTHGGYCGPAVKPIALHMLGDCARNPRVTVPISGIGGIANWQNAVEFLLMGATNVQVCTAAMHHGFRIVEDMIDGLSTYLDDKGLSSVRDLTGKSIQRYSDWGNVNLNHQVVASIHTDVCINCNKCHISCEDTAHQCIERFVDEKGAPYLKVNEDECVGCNLCSIVCPVDGAIDMVVKENGLPPMSWNDRQSSLASMKSPQS